One window from the genome of Bdellovibrio sp. NC01 encodes:
- a CDS encoding Crp/Fnr family transcriptional regulator yields the protein MSDAIVKETYPAGDYIFFEGDLERHFYIIETGTVSICTMNRQGQKVELGQVHDGESFGEFALLENKPRSASAMAVTEVTLVRVSEEGFQELLEDLPVWANCMLKSFADRLKKTTAALKDAEDKLR from the coding sequence ATGAGCGATGCAATCGTAAAAGAAACTTATCCCGCTGGTGACTACATTTTCTTCGAAGGTGATTTGGAAAGACATTTCTACATCATCGAAACAGGAACGGTCAGCATCTGCACGATGAATCGCCAAGGCCAAAAAGTTGAATTAGGCCAAGTCCACGATGGCGAATCCTTTGGTGAATTCGCCCTTCTTGAAAACAAACCGCGCTCTGCCTCTGCCATGGCAGTCACCGAAGTGACACTTGTGCGCGTTTCCGAAGAAGGCTTCCAAGAATTGCTTGAAGATCTTCCAGTCTGGGCAAACTGCATGTTAAAATCATTCGCAGATCGCCTAAAGAAAACCACAGCCGCCCTTAAAGACGCCGAAGATAAACTACGCTAA